In a single window of the Dreissena polymorpha isolate Duluth1 chromosome 3, UMN_Dpol_1.0, whole genome shotgun sequence genome:
- the LOC127872181 gene encoding apelin receptor A-like produces MVVFYAYFFKWRRSTSRIVILFLVVLDMFNSATILPMEIFVMKNYLKLNSPFLYKIFRYGTYVMNCSSALILVGIALDRFQRICRPYKQTFSEWKSKCICIGAIVVALCVTWPSLVLYGTRGEKDKTNPVYVCKRLLNPNRIWSKLVFKLRYCRIGRSTMMLFGITIAYVLSFLPFYTLVIMRQINPMYFMNLPETSKSSYMAYLVFVRSYILSSAINPFMYSFCNIQFRNDCSRRLFSADNEPREIPD; encoded by the exons ATGGTCGTTTTCTACGCGTATTTCTTCAAATGGCGCAGAAGTACCTCGAGGATTGTCATTCTGTTCCTCGTCGTACTTGATATGTTCAACAGCGCGACCATCTTGCCGATGGAAATATTCGTAATGAAGAACTATTTAAAGTTGAATTCCCCGTTCCTGTATAAAATATTTAGATATGGGACTTATGTCATGAATTGCTCGTCTGCGTTGATTTTGGTTGGGATAGCCCTAGACCGATTTCAGCGGATTTGCCGACCATACAAGCAGACGTTCAGTGAATGGAAGTCGAAGTGTATATGCATCGGTGCAATTGTTGTCGCTTTGTGTGTAACTTGGCCATCGCTGGTGCTCTATGGGACAC GTGGAGAAAAAGACAAAACGAATCCGGTATATGTTTGTAAGAGGCTCCTCAACCCTAACCGCATCTGGTCGAAACTGGTGTTCAAACTGCGTTACTGTCGGATAGGACGCTCGACCATGATGTTGTTCGGTATAACAATCGCGTACGTTTTGAGTTTTCTGCCGTTCTACACACTGGTGATCATGCGACAGATCAACCCAATGTATTTTATGAATTTACCAGAAACATCCAAGTCCTCGTACATGGCTTATTTGGTGTTTGTGAGATCCTATATACTTTCCAGCGCCATTAACCCGTTCATGTATTCGTTCTGTAACATTCAGTTTAGAAACGATTGTTCTCGAAGATTGTTTTCCGCCGACAACGAACCGAGAGAAATTCCAGATTGA